A single Halarcobacter anaerophilus DNA region contains:
- a CDS encoding NADH-quinone oxidoreductase subunit C — protein sequence MIEKIEVNIDEVKNKIKEFYKPDLWHFVCLNANDIEGTCKLQWIFSKYEEKENFTVFECDVAFNATVPTITDIIPSAIMSEMEIVDLFGLKIQTIKKGLYLDETSQQTPLKEKNGN from the coding sequence ATGATAGAAAAAATTGAAGTAAATATAGATGAAGTAAAAAACAAAATCAAAGAGTTTTATAAACCTGATCTTTGGCATTTTGTATGTTTAAATGCGAATGATATAGAAGGGACCTGCAAGCTGCAATGGATATTTTCAAAGTATGAAGAAAAAGAGAATTTCACGGTTTTTGAATGTGACGTAGCTTTTAATGCAACAGTTCCTACAATAACAGATATAATCCCAAGTGCAATAATGAGTGAGATGGAGATAGTTGATCTATTCGGTTTAAAAATTCAAACTATAAAAAAAGGTCTTTATCTTGATGAAACTTCACAACAAACTCCTTTAAAGGAAAAAAATGGCAACTAA
- a CDS encoding NADH-quinone oxidoreductase subunit B family protein, with translation MSLKKYRKKSPWILHYNCGSCNGCDIEILAALAPKYDLERFGILNNGNPKQSDIFLVTGPLTYRSRERLVELYTQMPEPKVVVAVGSCTCTGGVFNDMYNVENGIDKYIPVDVYIPGCAASPELIIDGVVKGLEILEQKTKEIEKPKKLLGELDESKASIDRTKFAGNIDDRKN, from the coding sequence ATGAGTTTAAAAAAATATAGAAAAAAATCCCCTTGGATACTTCATTACAACTGCGGAAGCTGTAACGGCTGCGATATAGAGATACTTGCAGCTTTGGCTCCTAAATATGATTTGGAAAGATTCGGTATTTTAAACAACGGGAATCCAAAACAGTCGGATATTTTTTTGGTAACAGGTCCTTTAACCTATCGTTCAAGAGAGAGATTAGTAGAACTTTATACCCAAATGCCCGAACCAAAAGTCGTAGTTGCAGTTGGAAGTTGTACTTGTACGGGTGGAGTATTTAATGATATGTACAATGTGGAAAACGGAATAGATAAATATATTCCTGTTGATGTATATATTCCGGGCTGTGCGGCAAGTCCGGAACTTATAATTGACGGTGTTGTAAAAGGTTTGGAAATTTTAGAGCAAAAAACAAAAGAGATAGAAAAACCTAAAAAACTCTTAGGAGAGCTTGATGAAAGCAAAGCTAGTATCGACAGAACAAAATTTGCAGGAAATATAGATGATAGAAAAAATTGA
- a CDS encoding NADH-quinone oxidoreductase subunit H, producing the protein MNTITFFLILFAPVYAAFFEGAQRVLKAKMQRRIGPPLMQPIFDMYKLMDKRALIVNKTHTLLGLFYFVTLWCVVGLIYMGFNLLYIIFLHLLSSIILILAGFSVKSIFSHLGSNRKLLSIVAYEPVLLLVCIAIYLVYGSFEISEILNSPSHFLSLLFVYFALLLIIPSITKLSPFDAPKAHQEIVGGIEIEFGSIFYEFLYAAKFLEMIFAYSFVYILAGSNHLLGTILVLFTFLFVNLVDNSTARIKINHMVKIVLGLGVILVSINILGSVL; encoded by the coding sequence ATGAATACAATAACATTTTTTTTAATCCTTTTTGCTCCTGTATATGCAGCTTTTTTTGAAGGTGCACAAAGAGTTTTAAAAGCAAAAATGCAAAGAAGAATAGGACCTCCTCTTATGCAGCCTATTTTTGATATGTATAAACTTATGGATAAAAGAGCCTTAATAGTAAACAAAACCCATACCCTTTTGGGACTTTTTTATTTTGTCACCCTTTGGTGCGTAGTAGGGTTAATTTATATGGGATTTAATCTTCTTTATATAATATTTTTACATCTATTATCTTCTATTATTTTAATACTTGCAGGCTTTAGCGTGAAATCTATCTTTTCTCATTTAGGGTCAAATAGAAAACTTCTCTCAATCGTTGCATATGAACCCGTACTTCTTTTGGTCTGTATTGCAATATATTTAGTATACGGAAGTTTTGAAATAAGTGAAATTTTAAACTCACCTTCACATTTTTTATCTTTGCTTTTTGTATATTTTGCCCTTTTGCTTATAATCCCTTCAATTACAAAACTCTCTCCTTTTGATGCACCTAAAGCTCACCAAGAGATAGTAGGAGGAATAGAAATAGAGTTCGGCTCAATATTTTACGAGTTCTTATATGCCGCAAAATTTTTAGAGATGATTTTTGCTTATAGTTTCGTCTATATTTTAGCAGGGAGTAATCATCTTCTTGGAACAATTTTAGTTCTTTTTACCTTTTTATTTGTAAATTTAGTAGATAACTCTACAGCTAGGATAAAAATAAATCATATGGTAAAAATTGTTTTAGGCTTAGGAGTGATTTTAGTTAGTATAAATATTTTAGGAAGTGTTCTATGA
- a CDS encoding proton-conducting transporter transmembrane domain-containing protein, translating to MYMLILYILLPLFVSASVLSNNKKIIYTFSAISAIVLSAVSLYLLSIDAVVQFSINSTLHYIIISLDTLLLLYFAYIGFKFKSLKVLCLALIQLFLFTYGETFLENEIFSDFYADKLSFFMLLVINLVGSIIAIYALKYIEYEDCSQERKTFFLSYLWFFIFIMNMVVISNSFMLFFFFFELTTLSSYLLIRFREDEISINNSLRALWINQIGGVFILFAVIIAIHTNSSIYFTNINNNAVLITIFLAFAAFVKGASKPFESWLLGAMVAPTPVSAILHSATMVKIAPFLILKISYAFSPLISFLISCFAMLVFVVVSLQSLGKDNFKEILAYSTIALLALMVSIAAIGTKEAFTITLYLIFFHAVSKALLFMIAGILEKEFHIKSIEDFTLLFEKAPKLTIFILLAFASITLPPFGLFFAKLFSIEYLSFLIKQNPFYLLVVISLVIGSSILVLLYFKVASKLIDRSSTEHEVLEHKIPKEFTFTSYILFFIALVSLLVIVYSKLSLIMFTIIILLLFFAFFIFLKKAKFKGIDRVKEYSCGEKYTHNVGVFYYDFDKYKTILQNSFIFMLFAIVILGLAL from the coding sequence ATGTATATGCTCATTCTTTATATTTTACTTCCTCTTTTTGTTTCAGCCTCTGTTTTATCCAATAATAAGAAAATTATTTATACGTTTTCAGCAATTTCGGCTATAGTTTTAAGTGCAGTTTCTTTATATCTTTTATCTATTGATGCAGTTGTCCAGTTCTCTATAAACAGCACTTTGCACTATATAATTATAAGTTTAGACACTCTGCTTTTACTCTATTTTGCTTATATAGGATTTAAGTTTAAAAGTCTAAAAGTACTCTGCTTAGCTTTAATTCAACTATTTTTATTTACTTACGGCGAGACTTTTTTAGAAAATGAGATATTTAGTGATTTTTATGCAGACAAATTATCTTTTTTTATGCTTTTAGTTATAAATCTAGTAGGTTCTATAATTGCTATTTATGCTCTCAAATATATAGAGTATGAGGATTGTTCACAAGAAAGAAAAACCTTTTTTCTTTCTTATTTATGGTTTTTTATTTTTATTATGAATATGGTAGTTATCTCAAATAGTTTTATGCTCTTTTTCTTCTTTTTTGAATTAACAACTCTATCTTCGTATCTTTTAATTAGATTCAGAGAAGATGAAATTTCCATAAACAATTCTCTTCGAGCTTTGTGGATAAATCAAATAGGCGGAGTTTTTATTCTTTTTGCTGTAATTATAGCAATTCATACAAACAGTTCTATCTATTTTACAAATATAAACAATAATGCTGTTTTAATAACTATATTTTTAGCTTTTGCAGCTTTTGTAAAAGGTGCTTCAAAACCTTTTGAAAGCTGGCTTTTAGGGGCGATGGTTGCGCCAACACCTGTTAGTGCCATACTTCATAGTGCTACTATGGTAAAAATTGCACCCTTTTTAATACTTAAAATCTCTTATGCCTTTTCTCCTTTAATCTCTTTTTTAATAAGTTGTTTTGCGATGCTTGTTTTTGTCGTAGTATCTTTACAATCTTTAGGGAAAGATAATTTCAAAGAGATTTTAGCCTACTCTACCATCGCACTTTTGGCTTTAATGGTAAGTATTGCGGCAATCGGTACAAAAGAGGCTTTTACTATTACTTTATATCTGATATTTTTCCATGCTGTTTCAAAAGCCTTGCTTTTTATGATTGCGGGGATTTTGGAAAAAGAGTTTCATATAAAAAGTATTGAAGATTTTACTCTGCTTTTTGAAAAAGCACCAAAACTTACTATTTTTATTCTTTTGGCTTTTGCTTCAATTACGCTTCCTCCTTTTGGTCTGTTTTTTGCGAAATTATTTTCAATAGAGTATTTAAGCTTTTTAATAAAACAAAACCCTTTTTATCTTTTAGTTGTAATCTCTTTAGTTATAGGTTCCTCAATTTTGGTTCTTCTATATTTTAAAGTTGCTTCAAAACTAATAGACAGATCTTCAACCGAACATGAGGTTTTAGAGCATAAAATACCAAAAGAGTTTACCTTTACCTCTTATATCTTATTTTTTATTGCACTTGTTTCATTACTTGTAATTGTTTATTCCAAATTAAGTCTTATAATGTTTACAATTATAATCCTTTTACTCTTTTTTGCTTTTTTTATTTTTCTGAAAAAAGCAAAATTTAAAGGCATAGACAGAGTTAAAGAGTATTCGTGCGGAGAGAAATATACCCACAATGTGGGAGTATTTTATTATGATTTTGACAAATATAAAACTATACTTCAAAATAGTTTTATATTTATGCTTTTTGCAATAGTTATATTAGGATTGGCTTTATGA